CATCACCTTCGGCATTGGCAAGCTGATAGGTGTAGCCGTAATGGGGTAACTTGTATCAAGTTAAGTAGGTCAACTTTTTATTATTCTTTTGTAGATGTACGGTAGCATGTATTCACAATTGGTTGAATCCATTTATCTGCCAAGGCGGGATCTGCGTTTTGTTCCGACTTCTATAACTTCTTCTCATTTGAATTGTTTCTCTGACTCCTTTAGCTCCCTTTAGCTTCTTCAAATTAATTTCTCGGCTTATCTTTGCGGTTAATATGGAAAACGCCCCAACCACCATCAAGAGGAAGGAAGAGCCGCGCTGGTATGCCCTTTATACCAAGTCACGCAACGAGAAGAAGGTAGCCGCACGGCTGTCCGACAGAGGATATGAATGCTACTTGCCCCTACAAAAAACGATGCGGAAGTGGAGCGATCGTAAGAAGCTGGTGGAGGTGCCACTCATAAACTCTTACGTGTTTGTTAGAATGGTGCTGTCGCAGCGGTTTGAGGTGCTGCAGGATCCTGGTGCGGTTTTTTTTATAAACTTCGAGAGACTTCCTGCTCCCGTTGCCGATAAGGACATTGAATATCTAAAGCGCATTATTGGAGAGGGTTTTGAGGTGGAGGTCGTTCAGGAAGCCATAGAGGTGGGGCAGAAGGTTAAGGTGGTGATAGGCCAGCTCATGGGCATGGAGGGAGAGTTGGTTGAGCATCGTGGAGGTCAAAAAGTGCTCGTGCGCATCGAGAATATCCCGTTTAGCCTTATGGTCTCTGTGCCGCTGGAGTTTATTGAGAAGGTGAAGTAGTGAATAGTTAATAGTGACGAGTGGTATTGACCCATTGGTATATAGTTCCATTGTCTCATTTCCAAATTCTCTCATTTTCCCATATTTTAATTACTTTTACACAGTTTGTGAACTATTTTGGCCAATTGGTCGTTTATATAGTCTTATAAATATTTTACAGTGAGACAATTACGTCCTATCATTATACTGCTGGCATTCGTGGCTTTGCTTTCTTCGTGCAATAAGCGCAACCAGCTGCTTTACATGAAAAATGCTGGAGTGGAGGTGATACCCTCTGTAAAGCAGCCCGACCTATACAAAATTCACCCCAACGATGTGCTGTATGTGCAGGTGATCACCCAAGATCCTCAGATTAGTGCGCTGTTCAATAACAAGGGCAATGGGGCTGGACCAACAACCAATATGTACTCCAACGAAGCCAGTTACTACCTATATGGCTATGCGGTTTCTGATAGCGGAAGTGTAAGGCTACCAGTTCTAGGAGTTATTCATGTTGCCGGCTTCACTGTGGCGCAGGCCACCAACATTATTCAAGCTCGTGCCGATGAGTTCTTAAAGGATGGGCTGGTGATTGTTCGGCTGCTCAGCTATAAGGTTACCGTTTTGGGCGAGGTGCGGCGCCCGGGCGTTTATACCAACTTCAACGACAAGCTCACCATTTTTGAGGCTTTGGCACTTGCCGGAGACTTTACCGACTATGGCAAGCGCGACAACGTGATGGTGGTGAGGCCTGGACCTGATGGAAATAAGACGTTCAGGCTAGACTTGAATGACAAAAATATTATGTCCAACGAAGCCTACTACCTGTTGCCCAACGATGTGGTGGTGGTGGAGCCTCGCAAAGGGAAAATGTGGCAGCTGAATGCGGGAACCTACTCCTTTGCTCTTTCTACTATTAGCACACTGATATTGCTGCTGAGCTATATGTCGAAAGCATTGTAGTTACGAGTGACGGAAAAGTGACAGGAGAGTGGAAGTTGTTGGAAGCCTGAAAAAAAACAGGTGAAAAGTAGCTGCGAAGTGGAGATAAAAGCTTTTCTGGAGAAAATAAAATAAGAGTGGTAAGCGATATTATTAAAGTGAACGATTAATTAAGCAGGGTGATTGATGGAAAGCATACCAAGTAACGATAGGCCAGCTTCAATGTATGGGAACGCGCCTGAGGAGGAGCAGCTCGATATTAAGCATCTGATATATCGAGTGTTGGGCAATTGGTATTGGTTTGCCATCTCCATATTTGCCTTTCTTTTTATTGCATATCTCATAAATCGCTATTCGGAGCAGGTGTATAGCGTAACCTCCAGCGTTATTGTGAAGGACGACGATAACTCGAAAGGACTTACTGGTGCTGAAAATCTTATTCAAGGTCTTAAGTTGGTGCGCAACACCAAGAGCGTGCAAAACGAAATTGGGATACTTCAAGCCTATACCCTTGCCTATCAAACCGTATCGCAGCTACCCGATTTCAACGTAACCTATGTTGCTGTGGGGAGACGAAGTATTAAGGAGCAGAAGCTTTACAAGAGTTCACCTTTTAAGGTTATACTGGATACTTCTAAGGCTAACATGGCCAACTACCCAGTTTACATCAATATACTTTCGAAAGATAAGTACCAGCTGGAGATAGATGATGGGATGGGTATTTCGCAGACCATGCAGTTTGGTCAGCAATTTACAAACGACGCCTTCAGCTTTAAGGTGGTGCTGCGCAACCCCAACGACTATACTGAGGACTTGGTAGGTAGGCGCTACTACTTCACCATTAACGACCTGAATTCTATGGCAATTGCCTATCAGGCCAAGGTTACCGTTACCCTCAACGACAAAAAGGGCTCCATTCTTACCTTGGTTAGCACGGGCTACGTAGCAGAGCAGGAGGCCGACTACCTCAATAAGCTCATGGAGGTTTATATTAACCGTGGGCTGGAGGAGAAGAACCAGATTGCTGAAAATACTGTAAAATTTATCGATGTGCAGCTGGCCGACATGACTGATACACTCCAGAGAGCTGAGCAGCGACTACAGGATTTCAGAACCAACAATAAGGTTATTGACCTAAAGCAGGAAGGGGGGGCTCTTTTAGATCGTATTAAGGCATTGCAGAACGAGAAGGGCATGTTTGAATTGAAGGGGCGCTACTATGCCTACCTCAAGAAATACCTTGCCGACCGCTCGGAACTAAATAATCTTGTGGCTCCTTCAGCCATGGGGGTTGACGACCCCCAGTTGGGCATGCTACTCGATGAGATAAACAAAACGTACATTGAGCGTGCGGAGCTGAAGGCTTCGGTAAAGCAGGGAAATCCTGGATTGGAGCAGCTCAATATTCGTCTCGAGAATTTACGCAGCAGTCTAGCCGAAAAGGTCAACAGTTTGATAGCTACCAACATTGTTGCTCGGCAAGATATTGAGGTCCGTATGGGCAAAGTGGAGGCCGAGGTTCTTAAACTTCCCGGCAATGAGCGGCTGCTGATTGGCTTTGAGCGCGACTTCGACCTAATTGATAAGATGTACACCTACCTGCAGGAGAAACGGGCAGAAGCGGCAATTGCTAAAGCATCTAACATTCCCGACAATAAGGTGCTCGATGCGGCATTACCTCAAAATGCCACCATCATCAAGCCCAAGAAGTCAATGAACTACCTCATTGCCCTGTTTGCGGGTGGAGTGCTTCCGTTAGCCATTCTGCTGCTGATTGATTTTCTTAACGACAAGCTGCTGGATTTGAAGGAAATTGCTCGGCATACCAAGGCTCCTGTGATAGGAACTATGGGCCATAACCGCTACCCCAGCAACCTGCCGGTGATAGATAAGTCCAAGTCCACCTTAGCCGAATCGTTCCGAGGGCTGAGGACCAATCTACAATACCTGCTAAGGGAACCGGGCCAGAAGGTTATAGCCGTTACCTCATCGCTTAGCGGGGAGGGAAAGACCTTTATGGCCATCAACTTGGCCGCCATTGTTGCCATGACGGGAAAAAAGGTGCTGCTGCTGGGGCTCGACCTTCGTAAACCCAAGCTGCAAAAGCTGCTGGATATGGAGAGCACCGTTGGTGTAAGTACTTTTCTTATTGGTAGAAACACCGAGGAGGAGATTGTTTCAGCTACCTCCATTCCCAACCTCTTTTTTGCCCCCAGTGGACCCATACCACCCAACCCGGCCGAGCTGCTAGGTTCCGAGCGCATGACCAAGCTGATTGCTTGGGCACGATCAAACTTCGACTACATAATTGTGGATACCCCTCCAGTTGCCATCGTAACCGATGCCTTTTTGATTGCTCGCTTTGCCGATGCCAACCTCTTTGTGGTTCGCTATGCCTACTCATCGAAGGAGGTAATTAAGCTGGTGGACGATATTTACACCCATCGGGAGTTTAAAAATTTGGCGTTAGTTGTAAACGATTTTCAACCTAAACGCAGCTATGGATATGGTTATAACTACCGCTACAGCTACGGTTACAGCTATAGCTATTCATATGGTTATGGCTACGGTTACCGCGACAAGAGCGGTTACTACTCCGATGAGGACGAGCCCAAGCTCACCTGGAAAGATCGCATTAGGCAGTGGTTTTAAAGGAGAGGTTGTTAGCAAATTAGCGGATTAGGTTAGGTGAGCACAACTGCTTTCTCCTGTCTCATTTTTATCACTCTTTGTTGAACATTTGCTTTTCTGTTTTGCTTTATTAGTGAGAAAAAACAACTTCGCATGAGAACGTTAGCCATTTCACTAATTATTCTTCTTACCATGATAAGTTCGTGCAGCAACAAGGTGTATGAACCACTTCCGGTGGTCGACAGCGTGAACATTGACCGTTATTTGGGCCGATGGTACGAAATTGCACGACTTCCTAACCGGTTTGAGCGGGGACTTACCTGTGTTACCGCAACCTATAGCTTAAGAGTCGACGGAAAAATTGAGGTTTTAAATGCCGGTCGGAAGCTGGAGGATACCCAGGTTGAGAGCACGGCAAAGGGGGTGGCTTGGATCCCAAACCCAAATGTCCCCGGCAAGCTTAAGGTTCGGTTCTTTTGGCCCTTCTCCGGAAAATACTGGATTCTGGCCTTGGATAAGGATTACCAGTGGGCAATGGTGGGCGATGATTCCCGAAAATACTTATGGATTCTCAGCCGAACCCCAACGTTGGACCAATCAACTATCGATCAGCTGCTCAAGCAGGCTCAGCAACAGGGGTTCGATGCAAAAAAGATGGAGTTTATTGACCAAGGCTGTTTCAAAAACTAGCAGACCTTCCACTTCCAGCCTAGTTTAAGCAGGCCCCGGTATAATGGCTCTTCGCCACTTTGCTAGGCTGTCGTACTGTAATTATAGCTTTAGAATCTCGAACTTCCAACCCCCGACTTCGGTCTTCCGACTTCCAACCCCCGACTTCGGTCTTCCGACTTCCGACTTCCGACTTCGGTCTTCCGACTCATAACTCTCCTCCACAACGCCACATTTTGATTGGTTATCCGCGCTTTTTGCTATCCGACACTGTTTGCTGCGAAGGAATTAACGCTTGCCTCCGGTTTAAATACTCAATGCGAAGCATAAGGGTGAGCAGCAGGCCGGTGCAGGCCATGGCCCGTATGGCGTATATGTTGGCCAGCGTTCCCTTGTTCGAGAATAGCGAAATACCAGCAACGGCAAACATGGCAAACCAAACGGTAAAGGGCTCGGTGTTTTTACGCTCGGTGAGCATTCGTTTTACCACCGGAAAGTAGGCAATTACCATGATGGTTTGCACTGCAAGGTTGGTGGCAACGTGGTTTCGGGTAACTACCCAAAATATTACTATGGCAAGCACCGCTGCCAGGCACCCCTTATCGAAGCGGGTAAAGCGCGAGCTGGCGTCGCCGTGGAGCAGCACGTAGAGCATCACTACCGATACCATCACCAGGTCGGAGGTGTTGAGTATGTTGTCCATGGGGCTGAAATTCCCGTTGGCGAGGTAGGTGGAGAGGCTTATGGCCACGGCCACCACAAAAAATAGCCACATGGCCAGCGCGGGTTTTATCTTTTTTGTGTAGACAAGCCAGCAGTAGCGCAGGTTTATACCTACGTTGATGGCCAAAACAGCGAACACCGAAATGCTCATAAAAAGTGAGGATTTTAAGTGCTCCAAACTTACACGTTTTTTGGTATCGTTGAGCCATCGGTTAAGAATTGTTTGAGAAATTTGGTAGTGGTATAACCTTCCATTATTTTGCTTTTCCCAGTTTAAAGGCTTGAACTGCTATGGGCTGCTAGACATTTGCCTTATGGTAAATAACCCTGTTTAGGCACACATACCTCCTTGATGCCAGGGGAGGGAAGTTCTTCATTATAAATTACATACCAATATTGTTTATATATTATACCTTTATGGCACATATTTGCGAGTTGGCTGTGCAATGTGGGTGAACTAAAACTTCGGTAATAGTATGAAGAAGATAATTGTGGTTTACTATTCTAGAAAAGGCAGCAATAGATATTTGGCCGAAAGAATTTCGAAAAGTTTAGGCTGTGAATTGGAGGAGATCAGGCCACGGCTCAATGTTTTTCTTCTCTTCCTAATGAACCTTCATTTGGGTATTCGGCCACTCAGGAGCCATATTGGGGAGTTCGATACCGTAATTTTATGTGGGCCAATTTGGATGGGTAGGTTTGTTCCACCCTTGCGCAGCTTTGTCAAGAAGTATCGTAATGAGATTGGCCGGTTGGTTTTTGCTACGTGCTGCGGTAGCACCGATGCCAAGAGAGATGAAAAGTTTGGACACGGGTTGGTGTTCAAAGAGGTGGAAAGCATGCTTAATGAGAAGTGTATTCTTTGTCAGGCGTTTCCCATAGGTCTTGTAATGCCCGACGGTAAAAAGGAGGATACTGATGCCTTTATGAAGACCCATTTGAAC
This Williamwhitmania sp. DNA region includes the following protein-coding sequences:
- a CDS encoding polysaccharide biosynthesis/export family protein; its protein translation is MRQLRPIIILLAFVALLSSCNKRNQLLYMKNAGVEVIPSVKQPDLYKIHPNDVLYVQVITQDPQISALFNNKGNGAGPTTNMYSNEASYYLYGYAVSDSGSVRLPVLGVIHVAGFTVAQATNIIQARADEFLKDGLVIVRLLSYKVTVLGEVRRPGVYTNFNDKLTIFEALALAGDFTDYGKRDNVMVVRPGPDGNKTFRLDLNDKNIMSNEAYYLLPNDVVVVEPRKGKMWQLNAGTYSFALSTISTLILLLSYMSKAL
- a CDS encoding lipocalin family protein, whose amino-acid sequence is MRTLAISLIILLTMISSCSNKVYEPLPVVDSVNIDRYLGRWYEIARLPNRFERGLTCVTATYSLRVDGKIEVLNAGRKLEDTQVESTAKGVAWIPNPNVPGKLKVRFFWPFSGKYWILALDKDYQWAMVGDDSRKYLWILSRTPTLDQSTIDQLLKQAQQQGFDAKKMEFIDQGCFKN
- a CDS encoding flavodoxin domain-containing protein codes for the protein MKKIIVVYYSRKGSNRYLAERISKSLGCELEEIRPRLNVFLLFLMNLHLGIRPLRSHIGEFDTVILCGPIWMGRFVPPLRSFVKKYRNEIGRLVFATCCGSTDAKRDEKFGHGLVFKEVESMLNEKCILCQAFPIGLVMPDGKKEDTDAFMKTHLNDENFKGEIQERFEEFIQKVSAI
- a CDS encoding UpxY family transcription antiterminator, whose protein sequence is MENAPTTIKRKEEPRWYALYTKSRNEKKVAARLSDRGYECYLPLQKTMRKWSDRKKLVEVPLINSYVFVRMVLSQRFEVLQDPGAVFFINFERLPAPVADKDIEYLKRIIGEGFEVEVVQEAIEVGQKVKVVIGQLMGMEGELVEHRGGQKVLVRIENIPFSLMVSVPLEFIEKVK
- a CDS encoding polysaccharide biosynthesis tyrosine autokinase, producing MESIPSNDRPASMYGNAPEEEQLDIKHLIYRVLGNWYWFAISIFAFLFIAYLINRYSEQVYSVTSSVIVKDDDNSKGLTGAENLIQGLKLVRNTKSVQNEIGILQAYTLAYQTVSQLPDFNVTYVAVGRRSIKEQKLYKSSPFKVILDTSKANMANYPVYINILSKDKYQLEIDDGMGISQTMQFGQQFTNDAFSFKVVLRNPNDYTEDLVGRRYYFTINDLNSMAIAYQAKVTVTLNDKKGSILTLVSTGYVAEQEADYLNKLMEVYINRGLEEKNQIAENTVKFIDVQLADMTDTLQRAEQRLQDFRTNNKVIDLKQEGGALLDRIKALQNEKGMFELKGRYYAYLKKYLADRSELNNLVAPSAMGVDDPQLGMLLDEINKTYIERAELKASVKQGNPGLEQLNIRLENLRSSLAEKVNSLIATNIVARQDIEVRMGKVEAEVLKLPGNERLLIGFERDFDLIDKMYTYLQEKRAEAAIAKASNIPDNKVLDAALPQNATIIKPKKSMNYLIALFAGGVLPLAILLLIDFLNDKLLDLKEIARHTKAPVIGTMGHNRYPSNLPVIDKSKSTLAESFRGLRTNLQYLLREPGQKVIAVTSSLSGEGKTFMAINLAAIVAMTGKKVLLLGLDLRKPKLQKLLDMESTVGVSTFLIGRNTEEEIVSATSIPNLFFAPSGPIPPNPAELLGSERMTKLIAWARSNFDYIIVDTPPVAIVTDAFLIARFADANLFVVRYAYSSKEVIKLVDDIYTHREFKNLALVVNDFQPKRSYGYGYNYRYSYGYSYSYSYGYGYGYRDKSGYYSDEDEPKLTWKDRIRQWF